A section of the Pimelobacter simplex genome encodes:
- a CDS encoding S8 family peptidase: protein MNDSVRPPAPGARLSPRDAERLRIQVGVIRKAMKHKIGTGPVKGSVPPRDDEAHYLFRAGHALVREKDAARIDRFFAARGKEFRGGLVRKETRMPGLTLVALPQRLDGRDDVLATLDELDRDLGPGLVTPDHVVYVTPTGTLCPATEPIAGKDLPDAVFPPPSCDPSIGKGVRVGVVDTGMWMPAVTSPVTPWLDGVVADPADQEVVDPADIHPYAGHGTFVAGVVRCLAPGTRIEVEGVLTHGGAVFESDIVAQLDEALRDDDHPQLISISAGTHTRRDFALLAFEILAAAHGLDDGEETLVIAAAGNDASSDRFWPAAFPWVVSVGSVDPDGAVSDYSNVGPSWVDVYARGRDLVNAFPQGTYTCYEPPHLGEVREFDGLARWSGTSFATPVVTGLVAARMSATGEPARTAWAAVHAAGTPSVDPRGGHITTVGPLT from the coding sequence ATGAACGATTCCGTCCGTCCCCCCGCGCCGGGAGCGCGCCTGAGCCCTCGGGACGCCGAGCGGCTGCGCATCCAGGTCGGCGTCATCCGCAAGGCGATGAAGCACAAGATCGGCACCGGCCCGGTCAAGGGCTCGGTCCCGCCCCGTGACGACGAGGCGCACTACCTCTTCCGGGCCGGGCACGCGCTGGTCCGCGAGAAGGACGCCGCCCGCATCGACCGGTTCTTCGCCGCCCGGGGCAAGGAGTTCCGCGGCGGCCTGGTCCGCAAGGAGACCCGGATGCCCGGGCTCACCCTGGTCGCGCTGCCCCAGCGGCTCGACGGGCGCGACGACGTCCTGGCCACGCTCGACGAGCTCGACCGCGACCTCGGCCCGGGCCTGGTGACGCCGGACCACGTCGTCTACGTGACCCCGACGGGCACCCTGTGCCCGGCCACCGAGCCGATCGCCGGCAAGGACCTGCCGGACGCCGTCTTCCCCCCGCCCTCCTGCGATCCCTCGATCGGCAAGGGCGTCCGGGTCGGGGTGGTCGACACCGGGATGTGGATGCCGGCCGTGACCAGCCCGGTCACGCCCTGGCTCGACGGGGTCGTCGCCGACCCGGCCGACCAGGAGGTCGTCGACCCCGCCGACATCCATCCCTACGCCGGCCACGGCACCTTCGTGGCGGGCGTGGTCCGCTGCCTGGCGCCCGGGACCCGGATCGAGGTCGAGGGCGTGCTCACCCACGGCGGCGCGGTGTTCGAGTCCGACATCGTCGCCCAGCTCGACGAGGCGCTGCGCGACGACGACCACCCGCAGCTGATCAGCATCTCCGCGGGCACCCACACCCGGCGCGACTTCGCGTTGCTCGCCTTCGAGATCCTGGCCGCGGCGCACGGGCTCGACGACGGCGAGGAGACGCTCGTCATCGCCGCGGCCGGCAACGACGCCAGCAGTGACCGGTTCTGGCCCGCGGCGTTCCCGTGGGTGGTCTCGGTCGGCTCGGTCGATCCCGACGGCGCGGTCTCGGACTACTCCAACGTCGGGCCCTCCTGGGTCGACGTCTACGCGCGCGGGCGCGACCTGGTCAACGCGTTCCCGCAGGGCACCTACACCTGCTACGAACCACCGCACCTGGGCGAGGTCCGGGAGTTCGACGGCCTCGCCCGCTGGAGCGGTACGTCGTTCGCGACCCCCGTCGTCACCGGGCTCGTCGCGGCCCGGATGAGCGCGACCGGCGAGCCCGCGCGGACCGCCTGGGCCGCCGTGCATGCGGCCGGCACCCCGTCGGTCGACCCGCGCGGCGGGCACATCACGACCGTGGGACCGCTGACCTGA
- a CDS encoding RNA polymerase sigma factor: MTGPLSMLVPAAREGDQHAWDTIVDRFLPLVEAIVRRHRLTEADGDDVSQTVWLRLVEHLGDLREPDALPGWIRTTTRNECLRLLAARGRVRPVDPQDDAGLDAVTEDTTDAGLLDAERVHVLAEALAELPAARRELLLLLLADPPVAYEEISRLLGMPIGSIGPTRARALDQLRRTRALRGLGPDLVGRLG; this comes from the coding sequence GTGACCGGTCCGCTCTCGATGCTCGTCCCCGCCGCGCGGGAAGGAGACCAGCATGCGTGGGACACGATCGTCGACCGCTTCCTGCCGCTCGTCGAGGCGATCGTCCGGCGCCACCGGCTCACCGAGGCCGACGGAGACGACGTCAGCCAGACGGTGTGGCTGCGGCTGGTCGAGCACCTCGGCGACCTGCGCGAGCCGGACGCGCTGCCGGGCTGGATCCGGACCACCACCCGCAACGAGTGCCTGCGCCTGCTCGCCGCCCGCGGCCGGGTCCGTCCGGTCGATCCCCAGGACGACGCGGGGCTCGACGCGGTCACCGAGGACACCACCGATGCCGGCCTGCTCGACGCCGAGCGCGTGCACGTGCTGGCCGAGGCGCTGGCCGAGCTGCCCGCGGCGCGGCGCGAGCTGCTCCTGCTGCTGCTCGCCGACCCGCCGGTCGCCTACGAGGAGATCAGCCGCCTGCTCGGCATGCCGATCGGCAGCATCGGGCCCACCCGGGCCCGCGCCCTGGACCAGCTGCGCCGGACCCGCGCCCTGCGCGGGCTCGGCCCCGACCTCGTGGGGAGGCTCGGATGA
- a CDS encoding LuxR C-terminal-related transcriptional regulator — MSLGATYVAATTRLPLLDRRERQVLQLVALGRSRDQIAAQLYLDPVAVEELCTRIFATLELTPTPHLDRRVLAVLTLGQSAP; from the coding sequence ATGAGCCTCGGCGCGACGTACGTCGCCGCGACCACCCGGCTGCCGCTGCTCGACCGGCGCGAGCGCCAGGTGCTCCAGCTCGTCGCGCTCGGCAGGAGCCGCGACCAGATCGCGGCCCAGCTCTACCTGGATCCGGTCGCCGTCGAGGAGCTCTGCACGCGGATCTTCGCCACCCTCGAGCTGACGCCGACACCGCACCTGGACCGGCGGGTGCTGGCGGTGCTCACGCTGGGCCAGTCCGCTCCCTAG
- a CDS encoding AraC family transcriptional regulator yields the protein MRKEHPPEDHARLDVAGGDAWAELVAGAFVPLRVDTDEPGFRGAMREQLVGDLAISQVASTRVTVSRTARSTVTDPREVVMLCLFLRGSGTTVQDGRITQFTGGGGFLLDGDQPYSLRFSDGNEVLALRLPRQYLEISNHTLGRLTSREVPKSAAGLNVLRRYLSGLVAMRRPLPQEQLEQQHELALELLHAALHPMVYSEHSRALMSGAAILASARWFIDVHHADPRLTVEDVAREFMVSRRHLETQFARLGPGPAAYLRRVRLRHAARLLRTGRRGQVAAIAAASGFSDVNTFVRAFRREYGATPDEWRRSEQRGPRPGAAERRRTDLLSDLSGFDWTDPGFDA from the coding sequence GTGAGGAAGGAGCACCCGCCCGAGGACCACGCCCGGCTCGACGTCGCGGGAGGCGACGCGTGGGCGGAGCTGGTCGCCGGCGCCTTCGTGCCACTGCGCGTCGACACCGACGAGCCCGGCTTCCGCGGCGCGATGCGCGAGCAGCTGGTCGGCGACCTCGCGATCAGCCAGGTGGCCTCGACCCGGGTGACCGTCTCGCGCACGGCCCGGTCGACGGTGACCGATCCGCGCGAGGTCGTGATGCTGTGCCTGTTCCTGCGGGGGAGCGGTACGACGGTCCAGGACGGCCGGATCACCCAGTTCACCGGGGGCGGCGGTTTCCTCCTCGACGGCGACCAGCCCTACAGCCTGCGCTTCTCCGACGGCAACGAGGTGCTCGCCCTGCGCCTGCCCCGGCAGTACCTGGAGATCAGCAACCACACGCTGGGCCGGCTCACCAGCCGCGAGGTCCCCAAGAGCGCCGCCGGGCTCAACGTGCTGCGCCGCTACCTCTCCGGCCTGGTGGCGATGCGTCGCCCTCTGCCGCAGGAGCAGCTCGAGCAACAGCACGAGCTCGCGCTCGAGCTGCTCCACGCCGCGCTGCACCCGATGGTCTACTCCGAGCACTCCCGGGCGTTGATGAGCGGCGCCGCCATCTTGGCCAGCGCCCGCTGGTTCATCGACGTGCACCACGCCGATCCCCGCCTGACCGTCGAGGACGTCGCCCGCGAGTTCATGGTCTCGCGCCGGCACCTCGAGACGCAGTTCGCGCGCCTCGGGCCCGGACCGGCGGCGTACCTGCGCCGGGTGCGGCTGCGCCACGCCGCGCGGCTGCTCCGCACCGGGCGGCGCGGCCAGGTGGCGGCGATCGCGGCGGCGTCCGGGTTCAGCGACGTCAACACGTTCGTCCGGGCCTTCCGCCGCGAGTACGGCGCCACGCCCGACGAGTGGCGCCGCAGCGAGCAGCGCGGGCCCCGCCCCGGGGCCGCGGAACGCCGCAGGACCGACCTGCTCAGCGACCTCAGCGGCTTCGACTGGACCGATCCGGGCTTCGACGCATGA
- a CDS encoding helix-turn-helix transcriptional regulator, producing MDDILPNEHLAVTGLDEWSQLCSTAYVPLKVSATRDFRGALRERERGPLSLSQVSATPSTVQRTSRLVTTDPREALLFAVFVRGRGVISQHGHEDPVRSGSGYVLQSDQPYGLRLHSDNEILILRTPAELTGLAPAVLPTIAGRVLPPGTAELEVLTREVATALLGEQPAPGPELLLDLLRAVTHRTLYGDRSRPYLSGPALWASARWYLERHHSNPRLNLDDVAARFMVSRRHLEQQFVRHGAGPAAYLRNVRRERAAHLLLADRSTTVARVARSAGFADVDTFIRAFRRHHGQTPAEWRRHQPMTPSGNARATRQPSRTPAMLSDLRRWTRPADAPFLAPPGHEKRSTPTSEPWRGTTPAGPGHAMKGDGPGARCSR from the coding sequence GTGGACGACATCCTGCCCAACGAGCACCTCGCCGTGACTGGCCTCGACGAGTGGTCACAGCTGTGCAGCACCGCCTACGTACCGCTCAAGGTCAGCGCCACCCGCGACTTCCGAGGCGCCCTGCGCGAGCGCGAGCGTGGGCCGCTCAGCCTCAGCCAGGTCAGCGCGACCCCCTCGACGGTCCAGCGCACCAGCCGGCTGGTCACGACCGACCCGCGCGAGGCGCTGCTGTTCGCGGTCTTCGTGCGCGGGCGTGGGGTGATCTCTCAGCACGGCCACGAGGACCCGGTGCGGTCGGGGAGCGGCTACGTCCTCCAGTCCGACCAGCCCTACGGCCTGAGGCTGCACAGCGACAACGAGATCCTCATCCTCCGCACGCCGGCCGAGCTGACCGGGCTCGCCCCGGCCGTGCTGCCCACGATCGCCGGGCGAGTGCTGCCACCGGGCACCGCCGAGCTCGAGGTGCTCACCCGTGAGGTCGCCACCGCCCTGCTCGGAGAGCAGCCCGCGCCGGGGCCCGAGCTCCTGCTCGATCTGCTCCGGGCCGTGACCCACCGCACCCTCTACGGCGATCGCTCCCGGCCCTACCTCAGCGGCCCGGCACTGTGGGCCAGCGCGCGTTGGTACCTGGAGCGCCACCACAGCAACCCGCGGCTCAACCTCGACGACGTCGCCGCCCGGTTCATGGTCTCCCGGCGGCACCTCGAGCAGCAGTTCGTGCGCCACGGCGCCGGCCCGGCGGCCTACCTGCGCAACGTACGCCGCGAGCGCGCCGCCCACCTCCTGCTGGCCGACCGCTCCACCACCGTCGCCCGGGTGGCCCGGTCGGCGGGCTTCGCCGACGTCGACACCTTCATCCGCGCCTTCCGCCGCCACCACGGCCAGACCCCCGCTGAGTGGCGCCGGCACCAGCCGATGACCCCGAGCGGCAATGCCCGCGCGACGCGGCAGCCGTCCCGGACGCCGGCGATGCTCAGCGACCTGCGGCGCTGGACGAGGCCGGCGGATGCTCCGTTTCTCGCACCCCCCGGACACGAGAAACGGAGCACGCCCACGTCGGAACCTTGGAGAGGGACGACGCCAGCGGGCCCCGGGCACGCGATGAAGGGAGACGGGCCCGGGGCTCGGTGCTCACGCTAG
- a CDS encoding MarR family winged helix-turn-helix transcriptional regulator — protein MVEDWTDRHVARWRDHWLDLDFDEDVEGVFTRVGRLARHLRDAKAAALAEVGLTDFEYDTLHALMIRDTPGSASPTELAAEVGVSGAGMTGRLDGLEKAGWIRRIPSVDDRRRVIVDVTKQGLAVWRRAMDIRGDAEHALADALTARELATVNRLLRKMTLRAEESGGPASS, from the coding sequence ATGGTGGAGGACTGGACCGACCGGCACGTCGCCCGGTGGCGCGACCACTGGCTCGACCTCGACTTCGACGAGGACGTCGAGGGCGTCTTCACCCGGGTCGGCCGGCTCGCGCGCCACCTGCGCGACGCCAAGGCCGCGGCGCTGGCCGAGGTCGGCCTGACCGACTTCGAGTACGACACCCTGCACGCGCTGATGATCCGGGACACCCCCGGCTCCGCCTCGCCCACCGAGCTGGCCGCCGAGGTGGGCGTCTCCGGCGCCGGGATGACCGGGCGCCTCGACGGGCTCGAGAAGGCCGGCTGGATCCGGCGGATCCCGTCGGTCGACGACCGGCGCCGGGTGATCGTCGACGTCACCAAGCAGGGCCTGGCGGTGTGGCGCCGGGCGATGGACATCCGCGGGGACGCCGAGCACGCGCTGGCCGACGCGCTCACCGCGCGCGAGCTGGCCACGGTCAACCGGCTGCTGCGCAAGATGACCCTGCGCGCCGAGGAGAGCGGCGGTCCGGCGTCCTCCTGA
- a CDS encoding MFS transporter, giving the protein MTPPDSATETATTPVVPSPLASRDFRALVGGVAVGALGSAMTPVALAFAVLHLGGSATQLGLVVAAFSAAEVVTILYGGVLGDRLPRQLLMQGSSAATALSQAVCAAVLITGHGSILFLSLIGMVNGCLGALAQPASSAMTRATVTEEQLPRAVVLRSLASQTASAVGFALGGVIVAFAGPGWAIAVDAGTYAVAAILFSLIRVAHTPSGSRERILSELADGAREVLRHTWLWLLIGQALLYHLFYGGAQGVLGPIVVGDTWGAEAWGWALSALMAGFVAGGLVALRWRPRHLLRWGVLMLSLTAAFPLAMALAGQVWLVLLGAFVHGVGLQLFSVAWDLAIQENIAPEMLSRVYSFDLVGSFVCRPLGYALTGPVAALVGVDLWLVVIAAVIGLSSLAALSAPSVRGLTRRTTVEPLTPPR; this is encoded by the coding sequence GTGACCCCGCCCGACAGCGCGACCGAGACCGCGACGACCCCCGTCGTCCCGTCGCCGCTGGCCTCGCGCGACTTCCGCGCGCTCGTCGGCGGCGTGGCGGTGGGCGCGCTGGGCTCGGCGATGACGCCGGTGGCGCTGGCGTTCGCGGTGCTCCACCTCGGCGGCTCGGCGACCCAGCTCGGCCTGGTCGTGGCGGCGTTCTCGGCGGCCGAGGTCGTCACCATCCTGTACGGCGGCGTGCTCGGCGACCGGCTGCCCCGCCAGCTCCTCATGCAGGGCTCGTCCGCAGCGACCGCGCTCAGCCAGGCCGTCTGCGCCGCGGTCCTCATCACCGGGCACGGCTCGATCCTGTTCCTCAGCCTGATCGGCATGGTCAACGGCTGCCTCGGCGCCCTCGCCCAGCCGGCCTCCAGCGCGATGACGCGCGCGACGGTCACCGAGGAGCAGCTCCCGCGCGCCGTCGTCCTGCGCAGCCTGGCCAGCCAGACGGCGTCCGCGGTGGGCTTCGCGCTCGGCGGCGTGATCGTCGCCTTCGCCGGGCCGGGCTGGGCGATCGCCGTCGACGCCGGCACCTACGCGGTCGCGGCGATCCTCTTCTCGCTGATCCGGGTGGCGCACACGCCCTCGGGCTCCCGCGAGCGGATCCTCAGCGAGCTCGCCGACGGCGCCCGCGAGGTGCTGCGGCACACCTGGCTGTGGCTGCTCATCGGTCAGGCGCTGCTCTACCACCTGTTCTACGGCGGCGCGCAGGGCGTGCTCGGACCGATCGTCGTCGGCGACACCTGGGGTGCCGAGGCCTGGGGCTGGGCGCTCTCGGCGCTCATGGCGGGCTTCGTCGCCGGCGGCCTGGTCGCGCTGCGCTGGCGTCCGCGGCACCTGCTCCGCTGGGGCGTGCTGATGCTGTCGCTGACCGCGGCCTTCCCCCTGGCGATGGCCCTGGCCGGACAGGTCTGGCTGGTGCTGCTCGGCGCCTTCGTGCACGGCGTCGGGCTCCAGCTGTTCAGCGTCGCGTGGGACCTGGCGATCCAGGAGAACATCGCGCCCGAGATGCTCTCCCGGGTCTACTCCTTCGACCTGGTCGGCTCGTTCGTGTGCCGTCCGCTCGGCTACGCGCTGACCGGGCCGGTCGCCGCCCTGGTCGGCGTCGACCTGTGGCTGGTCGTCATCGCGGCGGTGATCGGGCTCAGCTCGCTGGCCGCGCTCAGCGCGCCGTCGGTGCGCGGCCTGACCCGTCGTACGACGGTCGAGCCGCTCACGCCTCCACGGTGA